GCCAACGCGGCGGTCGCGAAGCTGCCCCCGCTGTCGCAGGAAACGCTCGACGCGATCGGGGACCTGTACGACCGGCGGATCAAGGAGCAGGTCGAGGACCGCTGGTAGGCGGACGCGGACGGACCCGGGCCCTTCGAGGTGCGAGGGAGACCCGGGCCCTTCGAGGTGCGAGGGAGACCTGGGCCCTTCGAGGTGCGGGGGAGACCCGGGCCCTTCGAGGTGCCAGGGAGACCCGGGCGCGGACACAGACGGGACCGGCCGGCGGATGCCGTCGGCCGGTCAGGCCGTCAGGACGGAGCGTGCCGCGCGGGACCCGCCGCGCGCGGCGGCCCGTACCCGGTACGTGGTCTTGGCCCGGTCCACCACCGGATCACCGAGCACGATCCGCCCGGCCGCGTACAGCGCGTCGCACTCGTCGGTGGGCAGCGCCATGTGACGGCCGCTGGAATGCCAATAGCCGTACCGGTGCCGCCCGTTCGTATGCACGATGAGGAAGACCGGCATGCGCTGGTCCATGATCAGCCGCAGCACTTCGGCAGCACGGGAACTGAGCCGAGGGCGCGTCATGGTCGGTCAGCCTTTCGGGGCACGGGCGGGCGGGCATCCCGCCCGGGGGCGAGATGATCTTTACCCCGCATTGTTGCCGAGGGCACTGACAGCTCGCATCCGGCGTGCCGAGGACGTCCCCGGAAGCCACAGTTGTGCGTTGGCAATGTGACGACCTTCACCCTCATGTGGCGGAAAGTGATGAATTCCTTACGCGAGGAAGACGTAAAGGGTTGGGAAGAGGCACCCCAAGAACGTGGAGGTATCCCGTGCGACCGTTCACCCTCAACTACGCCCGGCCCAGAGGGCTTCCGGTGGTGGTGACGCCGTACCACTTCGACGCCTCCCGGCAGTTGAACGTGCTCCCCGACGGCCGTCCCGCCGTCAGTGACCCCGATCTCCTCCTGGCGGTCGGCACGACGACGTCCACCGCCGGTTCCCAGACGCACTTCGACGACTGACAGGCCCGCACGCGGATGACGGTCCTCATCCTCACGTCCGAGCAGGACGTGACCGCCGACATGGCGGTGGCCAAGCTGCACGAGCGCGGCGTTCCCGTGATGCGCCTGGACCCTGCCGACATCCCCGGCAAGGCGGTGCTGTCCGCCGACTACGCCCACGGCGACTTCGACGGCCACCTCTCGGCCAACGGGCACGTCCTGAGCATGGGGGGCCTGCGCTCGGTGTGGGTGCGCCGGCCGGGCGAACCCGCCGCCCACGCCGCGCACCCCACGCAGTGGCTCACCGCCGAGACCCGCCAGGCCCTGTACGGCATGCTGTACTCCGCCTCGACCCGGTGGATGAACCACCCCCGCAACGCCGACCAGGCCCGCTACAAGCCCTGGCAGTTGCGGATCGCCCACCTCAGCGGCTTCGCCGTGCCGCCGACCGTCATCACCACCGCTCCGCGTGTGGCCCAGCAGTTCGCGCAGGAGTACCGGGACGTGGTCGTGAAGTCGGCGTCCGGACCGCCACCCGACGATCCCGAACTGGCCCTGCCGACCACGCTCATCGGACCCGATGCCGACTTCTCCGCTGTGGCGGCCGGTCCCGCACTGCTGCAGCGCTACATCCCCAAGCGCGCCGACATCCGGCTGACCTGCGTCGGCCCCCGCCTGTTCGCCGCCCGCAAGAGGGCCGCGCCCGGGCAGGTCGACGGCCGGTACGGCGACACCGGGTACTCCTGGGAGACCACCGAGGTGCCCGACCGCATCGCGAAGTCGGGTCACGAGTACCTGACCCTGTCCGGACTCGCGTACGCCGCCTTCGACTTCGCCGAGGACGAGGAGGGCGTGTGGTGGTTCCTGGAGTGCAATCAGGGCGGCCAGTTCGGCTTCGTCGAGTTGGAGACCGGGCAGCCGATCGCGGAGGCCGTCGCCCTGTGGCTCGCTCAGGACCGCCGCGCCCCCGAGGGCCGCTGGTGAGCGGTCCCGCCGGCGTGTTGTCGCCCGCGCCGGCGGACGACCATGTCGTCACGATCCCTGGTCGGGCATGGCGTACTCGGTGGGCCGGCCGTCAGTCGGCCGTCGGCCGGAAGGTCCGCAGGAACACGTCCAGCGCCTGACGGTTGGCGGTGCT
The Streptomyces sp. CGMCC 4.7035 DNA segment above includes these coding regions:
- the tgmA gene encoding putative ATP-grasp-modified RiPP encodes the protein MRPFTLNYARPRGLPVVVTPYHFDASRQLNVLPDGRPAVSDPDLLLAVGTTTSTAGSQTHFDD
- the tgmB gene encoding ATP-grasp ribosomal peptide maturase, whose product is MTVLILTSEQDVTADMAVAKLHERGVPVMRLDPADIPGKAVLSADYAHGDFDGHLSANGHVLSMGGLRSVWVRRPGEPAAHAAHPTQWLTAETRQALYGMLYSASTRWMNHPRNADQARYKPWQLRIAHLSGFAVPPTVITTAPRVAQQFAQEYRDVVVKSASGPPPDDPELALPTTLIGPDADFSAVAAGPALLQRYIPKRADIRLTCVGPRLFAARKRAAPGQVDGRYGDTGYSWETTEVPDRIAKSGHEYLTLSGLAYAAFDFAEDEEGVWWFLECNQGGQFGFVELETGQPIAEAVALWLAQDRRAPEGRW